AGCATGGTAACGGCAGGAGTGCCCGGCCGGAAGCCGGGCACCCGAGCGATCGCTAATCACAGACTTGAGGATTAGTTGCTGGATGAAGTAGAGATGTGTCTGAAGCCTGCAGCTTTAAGTATATGGATGAACGATTCAATATTAGCCGGAAAACCCGACAGCATCAAATGCCATTGGAGCTGCTTGGCATGATCACGTATTCCTACAAAGAACCATGACCTTTCATCAACAGCACCCAGCCAACTATCTCTATCCCAAGGCAAAGTATCCCATTGCTCTTTAGGCGTCGATTCAAGCAATCTGCGCGCTTCATCGACAGAAATCTCTGGTGTAAAAATGAGAAACCATTCTGGGAGATCAAAATGGCCAGCATTTCGTTTCATTGATTCATTTATTACAGCCAAAAACTGCATAACTCGAGCAAGCGATGTATCTTTCCATTCAGTTGCTACGCTGCAGCTTGAAAGGTTGAAATGGCCTTCGCCATCAATGGCAGATTTTTCTATGTCAAGTATTTGCTCAAGCGAAGAGATCATTTTCTGGCCTCCTTACGGGCAGATTTTAAATCCCGCTCAGGGCTTGATAGCCTTTTGCAGCTCATCGAAATATTCAGCTGGAATTCCATAAAGATCTTTACCAATTGTTGGATCAGCAATCTGTGGCATTCCGGGAAACTTCTTTGCCAATTGCTGGGGTATGGCATCCGCTCTGAGCTTTTCCAAGAATGCTGGATCAACCTGTACCCCAATTAGCCTTGAGCCCTCCAGTCCTTGTCCCACACGTTTTTCGAGAAAATACAGGGCATGATCATCGTCAAACGCCACTTATAACATCCCTCTGTTATTAGAAAGTATAGAAACATTACCATTGGTGTCAAGGACTAATGCTGATTTATATTGCCCTCAATTCGAAACATAGTTGGATTGGTAGCATTATGCACCAACCACCCGTCATTCCCCACGTAGTAGGTGTGGGCCTCACTGACGGTAAAATTGAACATCTCGCGCGTCTGCTGCACGGTGGTGACGTTCGCGACGAGGCCGGTGGTGCCGTCGGCCTGCTTGATTTTATCCCCGATCTTGAAGTGCCCCGCGCCCACCCAGTTCCGGCTGAGGTCGCCGTGGCCTTCCGGCGCGGGCCTGGGCTGGGCATCAGCGGGCTACACGACGAAGAAGGGGTACTCCGGCGTCGTCGCGATGAATCCGAGCTTGTTATCCGGCCTCCGATCTGA
This portion of the Deinococcus seoulensis genome encodes:
- a CDS encoding polymorphic toxin-type HINT domain-containing protein, with protein sequence MGAGHFKIGDKIKQADGTTGLVANVTTVQQTREMFNFTVSEAHTYYVGNDGWLVHNATNPTMFRIEGNINQH